In a genomic window of Asticcacaulis sp.:
- a CDS encoding histidine phosphatase family protein produces MTFYVLRHGQTDWNVQMRLQGSTDIPLNETGRAQAHVAAKILAGEGITKIIASPLSRALETAQIVGAASGIEPVIDGRLIERNFGQFEGMTIDEVHQHREDMREHMNPQADVDGKHYPWDAEPLPEVIDRVYTCINEYRETGKCLFVFHGIPFRAVTRKFLNDMYSSPNAAPVRFEADGDKWRMVPLDPDNAPIQQIYNAQTTMGRI; encoded by the coding sequence ATGACCTTCTACGTCCTTCGCCATGGCCAGACCGACTGGAACGTGCAGATGCGCCTCCAGGGCTCGACCGATATTCCGCTGAACGAAACCGGCCGTGCGCAGGCGCATGTGGCTGCGAAAATCCTGGCGGGCGAAGGTATCACAAAGATCATCGCCAGCCCCCTCTCCCGCGCGCTGGAAACGGCGCAGATCGTCGGCGCGGCAAGCGGTATCGAGCCGGTGATCGATGGGCGGCTGATCGAGCGCAATTTCGGCCAGTTCGAGGGCATGACGATCGATGAGGTCCACCAGCACCGCGAGGATATGCGCGAGCATATGAACCCGCAGGCCGATGTCGACGGCAAGCACTATCCGTGGGACGCCGAGCCGCTGCCGGAGGTGATCGACCGGGTCTACACCTGCATCAACGAATACCGCGAAACCGGCAAATGCCTGTTCGTCTTCCACGGCATCCCCTTCCGGGCCGTCACGCGCAAGTTCCTCAACGACATGTATTCCAGCCCCAATGCCGCGCCGGTCCGCTTTGAAGCGGACGGTGACAAATGGCGCATGGTGCCGCTCGATCCGGACAATGCGCCGATCCAGCAGATCTACAACGCCCAGACCACCATGGGCAGGATATAG
- a CDS encoding HIT family protein codes for MSLSAQYDPKNIFAKILSGDIPSVKVYEDERILSFMDAFPQAKGHTLVIPKVSACNLFDIPADDLQNLIVQTQKIGRAVRDALAPDGIRLMQFNGEASGQTVFHIHFHILPAWDGVTERAHAVGKMADFNELKDIAAQIKAKL; via the coding sequence ATGAGCCTTTCCGCCCAATACGACCCGAAAAACATCTTCGCCAAAATCCTGAGCGGCGATATTCCGTCGGTAAAGGTCTATGAAGACGAGCGGATTTTGAGTTTCATGGACGCCTTTCCGCAGGCAAAGGGCCATACGCTCGTCATTCCCAAGGTCAGTGCTTGTAACCTGTTCGACATTCCAGCCGACGACCTGCAAAACCTCATTGTCCAGACGCAGAAAATCGGCCGCGCCGTGCGTGACGCGCTGGCGCCGGATGGCATCCGCCTGATGCAGTTCAATGGCGAAGCCAGCGGCCAGACCGTCTTCCATATCCACTTTCATATCTTGCCGGCTTGGGACGGTGTGACAGAGCGTGCCCACGCCGTCGGCAAGATGGCGGATTTCAACGAATTGAAAGACATAGCCGCGCAAATTAAAGCGAAATTGTAA
- a CDS encoding CrcB family protein codes for MINLLLVMLGGAFGSACRYLLGLASAGWWRHEGWPLNEWPVGTFLANVIGGLLMGLLMGELFGPLKGLFDTERARLFLGIGVLGGFTTFSSFSLETVQMLERRAYGLAASYVSLSVILSIAAVMAGLFLIRKFS; via the coding sequence ATGATCAATCTCTTGCTAGTCATGCTGGGTGGCGCTTTCGGCTCTGCCTGTCGTTATCTGCTTGGCCTCGCGTCCGCCGGGTGGTGGCGGCATGAGGGCTGGCCGCTCAATGAATGGCCGGTGGGCACCTTTCTGGCCAATGTCATTGGCGGCCTGCTGATGGGGCTTCTGATGGGTGAGTTGTTCGGCCCTCTTAAGGGTCTGTTCGATACCGAACGCGCCCGGCTTTTCCTCGGCATCGGTGTCCTCGGCGGCTTCACCACCTTCTCCTCGTTCTCGCTGGAGACGGTGCAGATGCTGGAGCGCCGCGCTTACGGACTGGCGGCGAGCTATGTCTCGCTGTCGGTCATTTTATCCATTGCCGCCGTGATGGCCGGCCTGTTCCTGATACGGAAATTTTCATGA
- a CDS encoding RluA family pseudouridine synthase, with amino-acid sequence MSKDVKTLYITDGEDGIRVDRFFKRRWPHINHVQLNKLLRSGQVRVDGGRVKADTRLATGQTIRVPPLPEAPDIDQQKRERAMLSPQEIRFAHSLVLYEDEDVIALNKPSGLAVQGGTKTKNHVDRLLSALGEGLERPRLVHRLDRDTSGVLLLGKSPQAAARLSGAFAKRRAHKTYWALVVGNPKPEDGYIDTPLVKKGFHDREIVQPAEPNEPGAEVAETEYVTISRAGPRVTWMALRPHTGRTHQLRAHMQAIGHSILGDPKYGSEESQSLSAGLNLQLHHRRIELPHPTNGTLIVEAPLDPVIQAGFDRFGFDEHEAETDPFANKKKKKR; translated from the coding sequence ATGAGTAAAGACGTCAAGACCCTCTATATCACAGACGGCGAAGACGGCATCCGAGTTGATCGCTTCTTCAAGCGCCGCTGGCCGCATATCAACCATGTGCAGTTGAACAAGCTGCTGCGTTCCGGCCAGGTGCGCGTCGATGGCGGCCGGGTGAAGGCCGATACGCGACTCGCCACCGGCCAGACCATCCGCGTGCCGCCGCTGCCGGAAGCGCCCGATATCGACCAGCAGAAGCGCGAGCGCGCCATGCTTTCGCCGCAGGAAATCCGCTTCGCCCATTCGCTGGTGCTCTATGAGGACGAGGATGTCATCGCGCTGAACAAGCCCTCGGGCCTTGCGGTACAGGGCGGCACCAAGACCAAGAACCACGTCGACCGCCTGCTGTCGGCACTGGGGGAGGGGCTGGAACGTCCGCGTCTGGTTCACCGCCTCGACCGCGATACCTCCGGTGTGCTGCTGCTTGGCAAGTCGCCGCAGGCCGCCGCACGGCTGTCGGGCGCCTTTGCCAAGCGCCGCGCCCACAAGACCTACTGGGCGCTGGTGGTTGGCAATCCGAAGCCGGAAGACGGCTATATCGATACGCCGCTGGTCAAGAAGGGTTTCCATGACCGCGAGATTGTCCAGCCGGCCGAACCGAACGAGCCGGGCGCCGAAGTGGCCGAGACCGAATATGTCACCATCTCCCGTGCCGGCCCGCGCGTCACCTGGATGGCTCTGCGACCGCATACCGGCCGTACCCACCAGTTGCGCGCCCACATGCAGGCCATCGGCCATTCGATCCTCGGCGATCCGAAATACGGCAGCGAGGAAAGCCAGTCGCTTTCCGCCGGGCTGAATCTGCAACTACATCACCGCCGCATCGAACTGCCGCACCCGACCAATGGGACGCTGATCGTCGAGGCGCCGCTCGATCCGGTGATACAGGCGGGCTTTGACCGCTTCGGCTTCGATGAGCACGAGGCCGAGACCGATCCGTTTGCCAATAAGAAAAAGAAGAAGAGATGA
- a CDS encoding HAD-IA family hydrolase, whose protein sequence is MSLRLAVFDVDGTLIDSRSSIFRAAVEAAHAINIDPPTYDDVRAIVGVSLFDALAMMRPDLDSETIALYTHEFQQAFLRFHADPDFSEDLYLGAEDTLRALKTEGWLLGMATGNSRRGVTRTVAKHGWGDLFDVTFCADDGPSKPHPHMLQRNLDALGVATHEAVMIGDASHDMKMARSAYVRAVGVSWGFHTVEELQLAGAHDIVHDFTELKALLDDFNPEVLPEAKRASY, encoded by the coding sequence ATGAGTTTGCGTCTCGCCGTATTTGATGTCGATGGGACGCTCATCGATAGCCGGTCAAGCATCTTCCGTGCGGCGGTGGAAGCCGCTCATGCCATCAATATTGATCCGCCGACCTATGACGATGTGCGCGCCATTGTCGGCGTGTCGCTGTTCGATGCCCTGGCCATGATGCGGCCCGATCTCGATAGCGAAACCATCGCGCTCTATACGCACGAATTCCAGCAGGCGTTCCTGCGCTTTCATGCCGACCCGGATTTCAGCGAAGACCTCTATCTCGGTGCAGAAGATACTCTGCGCGCCCTGAAAACCGAGGGCTGGCTGCTCGGCATGGCCACCGGCAATTCGCGCCGCGGCGTTACCCGCACCGTGGCCAAACATGGCTGGGGCGACCTGTTCGACGTCACCTTTTGCGCCGATGATGGCCCCTCCAAGCCACACCCGCACATGCTCCAGCGCAATCTTGATGCGTTGGGCGTGGCAACGCACGAAGCGGTGATGATCGGTGACGCCAGCCATGATATGAAGATGGCCCGCAGCGCCTATGTACGGGCGGTCGGCGTCTCCTGGGGTTTCCATACGGTCGAGGAACTGCAACTGGCCGGCGCCCACGATATCGTCCACGATTTTACCGAGCTGAAGGCGCTCCTGGATGACTTCAATCCGGAAGTTTTGCCTGAAGCCAAGCGCGCAAGTTATTGA
- a CDS encoding ATPase: MTYKAEAPDKKSDSLGFRPKRFWGGTATMEVEGGFAVALDGRPVKTPKGNVMVLPNAALAQLVEAEWAAVGEYVDYEAMPLTRLGFASVDRMAEVLDDTLAEVTRYSETDLLCYPSEYPAALQAREAAAWQPILAWADAALDLQFQQNQSIIHQPQPKETIRRIQSLIANATAYEQAGIMLAIPLLGSVILAIALWRGHLGGEAAYQSSRIGEDFQSETWGADAEAAKRAAGMKAQAQSLDIWFRALA; the protein is encoded by the coding sequence ATGACCTACAAAGCCGAAGCCCCCGACAAGAAGTCCGATAGCCTTGGTTTTCGCCCCAAACGCTTCTGGGGTGGCACAGCCACCATGGAAGTGGAAGGCGGTTTTGCCGTTGCGCTCGACGGCCGGCCGGTCAAGACGCCCAAGGGCAATGTCATGGTCCTGCCCAATGCCGCCCTGGCGCAACTGGTCGAGGCGGAGTGGGCGGCCGTCGGCGAATATGTCGATTATGAAGCCATGCCGCTCACCCGGCTGGGTTTTGCCAGCGTCGATCGCATGGCCGAGGTGCTGGATGACACCCTGGCCGAGGTGACGCGGTATTCCGAAACCGACCTGCTGTGCTATCCATCAGAATATCCGGCGGCTTTGCAGGCGCGTGAAGCCGCCGCCTGGCAGCCGATTCTGGCCTGGGCCGATGCGGCGCTCGATCTCCAGTTCCAGCAGAACCAGAGCATCATCCACCAGCCGCAGCCGAAGGAAACCATTCGGCGGATTCAATCATTGATCGCCAATGCCACGGCCTATGAGCAGGCAGGGATCATGCTGGCTATTCCGCTTCTGGGTTCGGTGATCCTGGCCATTGCCCTGTGGCGCGGGCACTTGGGCGGTGAGGCGGCTTATCAATCCTCGCGCATCGGCGAGGATTTCCAGTCGGAAACCTGGGGCGCCGATGCCGAAGCCGCCAAACGCGCCGCCGGCATGAAGGCGCAGGCACAAAGCCTCGATATCTGGTTCAGGGCGCTGGCATGA
- a CDS encoding DUF962 domain-containing protein: MAERYKTYSAFFDFYLSEHSKPATRAVHYLGSTFGIAALILTIATRNFLWIPAGLIAGYGCAWIGHFFIEHNRPATFKYPLRSFMGDYHMFVLWLTGQLSRRQKLAEDHLMPAP; encoded by the coding sequence ATGGCCGAGCGCTACAAGACCTATTCCGCCTTTTTCGACTTTTACCTGAGCGAGCACAGCAAGCCTGCGACGCGCGCCGTGCACTATCTCGGCTCGACCTTTGGCATAGCGGCGCTGATCCTGACCATCGCCACGCGCAATTTCTTGTGGATTCCGGCCGGCCTTATCGCCGGCTATGGCTGCGCGTGGATCGGGCATTTCTTTATCGAGCACAACAGGCCAGCGACCTTCAAATATCCGCTGCGGTCGTTCATGGGCGATTACCACATGTTCGTTCTGTGGCTGACGGGTCAGTTAAGCAGGCGCCAGAAGCTGGCCGAGGATCATCTCATGCCAGCGCCCTGA
- a CDS encoding GNAT family N-acetyltransferase: MTALSLKLHNRIAEIGESAWNGLRDDDNPFTSYAYLDALEATGCVDQASGWQPVHISLSDEGGAIRGVMPLYVKYHSMGEYVFDQSWARAYEQAGGDYYPKLQGAIPFTPVTGARLISPDPEVRQALVKAAMSLCETNKLSSLHITFPREDEWQMMGEMGFLQRQDQQFWWDNNGYATFDDFLAQLSSNRRKVIRRERRDVQSILDLRWIVGDEITEAHLDRFYGFIENTYDRKWGTGRPYLTRAFFSHIRQTMADQMALVFAYDGDDAVAGAINFIGNDTLYGRQWGTLADIPFLHFEVCYYQAIDFAIARGLKRVEAGTQGEHKLSRGYLPNPVYSAHYIRDKRLRAPVEAYLRQEREAVAEQMLMLAEEASPFKKGE; the protein is encoded by the coding sequence ATGACAGCCCTTAGCTTGAAACTGCATAACCGAATTGCCGAGATCGGCGAAAGTGCATGGAATGGATTAAGGGATGATGATAACCCCTTCACCTCATACGCTTATCTGGATGCGCTTGAAGCGACCGGTTGCGTCGATCAGGCCAGCGGTTGGCAGCCGGTACATATCTCGCTAAGCGACGAAGGCGGCGCCATCCGGGGCGTGATGCCGCTCTATGTCAAATACCATTCAATGGGCGAATATGTCTTCGACCAGTCGTGGGCGCGGGCTTATGAGCAGGCCGGCGGCGACTATTACCCGAAGCTGCAAGGCGCCATCCCATTCACGCCGGTGACGGGGGCGCGGCTGATTTCGCCCGATCCGGAGGTGCGGCAAGCGCTTGTAAAAGCCGCGATGTCGCTGTGCGAGACGAACAAGCTATCCTCCCTGCACATAACCTTCCCGCGGGAGGATGAATGGCAGATGATGGGCGAGATGGGCTTTCTGCAACGCCAGGATCAGCAGTTCTGGTGGGATAATAACGGCTACGCGACCTTCGATGACTTCCTGGCGCAGTTGTCTTCCAACCGCCGCAAGGTGATCCGGCGCGAGCGGCGCGATGTGCAATCAATTCTTGACCTGAGATGGATCGTCGGCGACGAGATCACAGAGGCGCATCTCGATCGCTTCTATGGCTTTATCGAGAACACCTATGACCGCAAATGGGGCACAGGCCGCCCGTACCTGACGCGGGCCTTCTTCAGCCACATCCGCCAGACCATGGCGGACCAGATGGCGCTGGTTTTCGCCTATGACGGCGATGACGCGGTGGCGGGGGCAATCAACTTTATCGGCAATGATACGCTCTATGGCCGGCAATGGGGCACGCTGGCCGATATCCCCTTCCTGCATTTCGAGGTCTGCTACTACCAGGCCATCGATTTCGCCATCGCGCGGGGTCTGAAACGCGTAGAGGCCGGCACCCAGGGTGAACACAAGCTGTCGCGCGGCTACCTGCCAAATCCGGTCTATTCGGCGCACTATATCCGCGACAAGCGCCTTCGCGCGCCGGTGGAGGCCTACTTGCGTCAGGAGCGCGAGGCCGTGGCCGAACAGATGTTGATGCTGGCCGAAGAGGCTTCACCGTTTAAAAAGGGGGAATGA
- a CDS encoding RidA family protein — MSKCEDRLRALGLTLPVPTAPVANYVPFVRTGNHVHISGQLSNDASGGIKGTVGVDVTVEQGVEAARLCAINLLAQMKAAAGGDLDNVVRVIKLNAFVQAGPEFYNIPQVINGCSDLMVAALGDAGKHARSAVGMYKIPLGFAVEIDAFIEVMDRR; from the coding sequence ATGTCGAAATGTGAAGACCGCCTGCGCGCTTTAGGGCTTACCCTGCCCGTCCCCACCGCGCCCGTCGCCAACTATGTGCCCTTCGTGCGCACCGGGAATCACGTCCACATCTCAGGCCAGCTTTCCAATGACGCCAGCGGTGGCATCAAGGGCACGGTCGGCGTGGATGTGACGGTGGAACAGGGCGTGGAAGCGGCCCGCCTATGCGCCATCAACCTGCTGGCCCAGATGAAGGCCGCCGCCGGCGGCGATCTCGACAATGTCGTGCGGGTGATCAAGCTCAACGCCTTCGTCCAGGCCGGACCGGAATTCTACAATATCCCCCAGGTGATCAATGGCTGCTCCGACCTGATGGTGGCGGCGCTCGGCGATGCCGGCAAGCATGCCCGCTCGGCGGTGGGCATGTACAAGATTCCGCTCGGCTTCGCGGTCGAGATCGACGCCTTTATCGAAGTGATGGATCGCCGTTAG
- a CDS encoding response regulator, whose translation MNQKKVLIVEDNELNMKLFHDLLDAQGYETFQTGEGLSALTLAREHRPDLILMDIQLPEISGLEVTKWLKEDDELSHIPVVAVTAFAMKGDEERIREGGCEAYISKPISVTHFLDTVRRYLG comes from the coding sequence ATGAATCAAAAGAAAGTTCTCATTGTTGAGGACAACGAACTCAACATGAAACTGTTTCATGACCTGCTCGACGCGCAGGGCTATGAAACCTTCCAGACGGGCGAGGGCCTGTCCGCGCTTACGCTTGCCCGCGAGCACCGCCCCGACCTGATCCTGATGGATATCCAGTTGCCGGAAATTTCCGGCCTGGAAGTCACCAAGTGGCTTAAGGAAGACGACGAGCTGTCGCATATTCCGGTGGTGGCGGTGACCGCCTTCGCCATGAAGGGCGACGAGGAGCGCATCCGCGAGGGTGGTTGCGAAGCCTATATCTCCAAGCCGATCTCCGTCACCCATTTCCTCGACACGGTTCGCCGCTATCTGGGATAG
- a CDS encoding PleD family two-component system response regulator produces the protein MTARVLIVDDIAANVRLLQAKLEADYYETLTAPNGRIAIEIAIEEQPDIILLDVMMPEIDGYEVCRQLKENAETRHIPIILITALDGREDRLSGLEAGADDFLTKPVDDVVLMARLQALVRLKQMVDDLRSRRSTSRRAGLIDQELYERQISATGNVLILDDNIRQAERLMMQLGEDHRCAYETDPAKALKIAAGRVDLVVLNLTAKAFDALRWVAQLRTSEATRQRPVPAIINADERKTMLKALELGVNDVVPRPIDMLELRARAKTQIKRKRYGDFLRDTLDRSLELAITDPLTNLNNRRFLDHHLNLAMARHNRGAGKDVVSVLMLDIDFFKRVNDTYGHDAGDEVIREFARRLSLNVRAIDMPCRFGGEEFVVLMPGTDQPDALHIAERVRSQVADTPFALADGRSLDVTVSVGVATSRGLGDSPEGLLKRADEGVYEAKQSGRNRVIVKAAA, from the coding sequence ATGACCGCCCGTGTCCTGATCGTTGACGACATCGCCGCAAATGTGCGCCTGCTCCAGGCCAAACTGGAGGCGGACTATTACGAGACTCTGACAGCGCCCAATGGCCGCATCGCCATCGAAATAGCGATCGAAGAGCAGCCTGATATCATCCTCCTTGACGTCATGATGCCGGAAATCGACGGCTATGAGGTCTGCCGCCAGCTTAAAGAAAACGCCGAGACCCGCCATATCCCGATCATCCTGATCACGGCGCTTGATGGCCGCGAGGATCGCCTCTCTGGTCTGGAAGCCGGCGCCGATGATTTTCTCACCAAGCCGGTCGATGACGTCGTCCTGATGGCGCGTTTACAGGCCCTGGTGCGGCTCAAGCAGATGGTTGACGACCTGCGCTCGCGCAGATCAACCTCACGCCGCGCCGGCCTGATTGACCAGGAACTGTATGAGCGCCAGATTTCGGCCACCGGCAATGTCCTGATCCTCGATGACAATATCCGCCAGGCCGAGCGCCTGATGATGCAACTGGGCGAGGACCACCGCTGCGCCTACGAAACCGATCCGGCAAAGGCATTGAAGATCGCCGCCGGACGGGTCGATCTTGTTGTTCTGAACCTGACCGCCAAGGCCTTCGATGCCCTGCGCTGGGTGGCGCAACTGCGCACCAGTGAGGCCACGCGCCAGAGGCCGGTCCCGGCCATTATCAATGCCGATGAACGCAAGACCATGCTCAAGGCGCTGGAACTGGGCGTCAATGACGTGGTGCCGCGGCCGATCGACATGCTCGAACTGCGCGCCCGCGCCAAGACCCAGATCAAGCGCAAACGTTACGGTGATTTCCTGCGCGATACGCTTGATCGGTCGCTCGAACTGGCGATCACCGATCCGCTGACCAATCTGAACAACCGTCGCTTCCTCGATCACCATCTCAATCTCGCCATGGCGCGTCATAACCGGGGCGCCGGAAAAGATGTGGTGTCAGTGCTGATGCTCGATATCGACTTCTTCAAGCGCGTCAATGACACCTACGGCCACGATGCCGGCGATGAGGTGATCCGCGAATTTGCCCGCCGCCTCAGCCTCAATGTCCGCGCTATCGACATGCCTTGTCGCTTCGGTGGCGAGGAGTTCGTGGTGCTGATGCCGGGCACCGACCAGCCGGACGCCCTGCATATCGCCGAACGCGTCCGTTCGCAGGTGGCCGATACGCCGTTTGCCCTGGCCGATGGCCGCTCGCTCGATGTCACGGTTTCGGTCGGCGTCGCCACTTCGCGCGGCCTGGGCGATTCACCAGAAGGTCTGCTGAAGCGGGCCGACGAGGGGGTTTACGAGGCCAAGCAGTCCGGCCGCAACCGCGTGATCGTCAAGGCCGCGGCTTAA
- the rpmG gene encoding 50S ribosomal protein L33, with protein sequence MAKPASIKIRLNSTADTGFFYVTKKNARTKTEKMVLKKYDPVVRKHVEFKEGKIK encoded by the coding sequence ATGGCAAAGCCAGCCTCCATCAAGATCCGCCTGAACTCGACGGCGGACACCGGCTTCTTCTACGTGACGAAGAAGAACGCCCGCACGAAGACCGAAAAGATGGTGCTGAAGAAGTACGATCCGGTCGTGCGCAAGCACGTCGAATTCAAAGAAGGCAAGATTAAGTAA
- the rnr gene encoding ribonuclease R, which yields MTKLPRIPRAAKAPHLQKPVASRPSKGLPDDQTLLDALAASREIDVGDLAKQFGLKGDDRRALRQRLKALSEEGRLHKSGRKSFGALGALPDTGVCEVVERDIDGELWVRWGKTDPKNPSPLARLAPLKPSAAQTPPAMGDRIYVRFEQTSDGWVAHLIKVLDQGAPKLVGVVRIGRSRKGPREYRLESVNRKEKSSFTLTGSNLDTLEDGDVVIAAPVGGVHKYGPKPARVLEVIGKEDSPKIASVMAIHSHGLPIGFQSSTEDEAKTAEPPTLGKRTDLRDLPFVTIDPVDAKDHDDAVYAHADDDPANPDGHVVWVAIADVASYVTSGSSLDRDARDKGNSTYFPDRVEPMLPHVLSSGLCSLQEGENRATLAVRMVFNATGKKISHKFVRGLMRSAAKLSYEQAQAAIDGNPDDKTGPILDALLKPLWAAHACLTRGRNTRQPLHITSPERRVKLDAYGNVVSIEQRVSLDAMQLIEEMMIQANVSAAEELQKHKTPLVYRVHETPSLEKVGNLADFLQTIGLPWNKGEPPRTERFNALLDSQKDGPHAEIINEVVLRTQMQAHYSPENYSHFGLNLDNYAHFTSPIRRYADLVVHRGLIRALKLGDDGLTDYEIKTLADTAEHITATERRSMQAEREAIERYVAAFLHDKVGATFAGRIVGVTRFGLFVKLTDTGADGIIPVSSLGNDYFVHDDVQHALIGERSGERWRLGRQIEVELTEAMPITGGLVFKMLSEPEAADPNAPKPRLGVRGRGPGYQTRGKGPQKAGFRDKTMKSGGAKHGVKNMKKKKKR from the coding sequence ATGACAAAGCTCCCCCGCATTCCGCGCGCCGCAAAAGCCCCCCATCTGCAAAAACCTGTCGCATCCCGGCCCTCCAAGGGCCTGCCTGACGACCAGACCCTTCTCGACGCCTTGGCGGCGTCGCGCGAGATCGATGTCGGCGACCTCGCCAAACAATTTGGTCTCAAGGGGGATGATCGCCGGGCGTTGCGCCAACGGCTGAAGGCGCTCAGCGAGGAAGGCAGGCTGCACAAGAGCGGCCGCAAGTCGTTCGGTGCCCTGGGCGCCCTGCCCGATACCGGCGTCTGCGAAGTGGTCGAGCGCGATATCGATGGCGAACTGTGGGTCCGCTGGGGCAAGACGGACCCGAAGAACCCGTCGCCGCTCGCCCGCCTCGCGCCCCTTAAGCCTTCGGCCGCCCAGACGCCGCCCGCCATGGGCGACCGCATCTATGTCCGCTTCGAGCAGACCTCTGACGGCTGGGTCGCCCATCTGATCAAGGTGCTCGACCAGGGCGCACCCAAGCTGGTCGGCGTGGTGCGGATCGGCCGGTCGCGCAAGGGGCCAAGGGAATACCGGCTGGAATCGGTCAATCGCAAGGAAAAGTCGAGCTTTACCCTCACCGGCAGCAATCTCGATACACTGGAAGATGGCGATGTGGTGATCGCCGCGCCGGTCGGCGGCGTGCATAAATATGGCCCGAAGCCCGCCCGCGTGCTGGAGGTCATCGGCAAGGAGGACAGCCCGAAGATCGCCTCGGTCATGGCCATCCACAGCCACGGCCTGCCCATCGGCTTCCAGTCGAGCACCGAGGACGAGGCAAAAACCGCCGAGCCGCCGACGCTTGGCAAGCGCACCGACCTGCGCGACCTGCCGTTCGTCACCATCGATCCGGTGGACGCCAAGGACCATGACGACGCCGTCTATGCCCATGCCGACGACGACCCCGCCAATCCGGACGGCCATGTCGTCTGGGTAGCCATCGCCGACGTCGCCTCTTACGTTACTTCCGGTTCGTCGCTCGACCGCGATGCCCGCGACAAGGGCAATTCGACCTATTTCCCCGATCGTGTCGAGCCCATGCTGCCGCACGTCCTCTCCTCTGGCCTGTGCAGCTTGCAGGAAGGCGAGAACCGCGCCACGCTGGCCGTGCGCATGGTCTTCAACGCCACCGGCAAGAAGATCAGCCACAAATTCGTGCGCGGCCTGATGCGTTCGGCCGCCAAGCTCTCCTACGAACAGGCGCAGGCCGCCATCGACGGCAATCCGGATGACAAGACCGGTCCGATCCTCGACGCCTTGCTGAAGCCTTTGTGGGCGGCCCATGCCTGCCTGACGCGTGGGCGCAACACCCGCCAGCCGCTGCACATCACTTCGCCGGAGCGCCGTGTAAAGCTCGACGCCTACGGCAATGTTGTCTCCATCGAACAGCGTGTCTCGCTCGATGCCATGCAGTTGATCGAGGAAATGATGATCCAGGCCAATGTCAGCGCGGCCGAGGAACTGCAAAAGCATAAAACCCCACTGGTCTATCGCGTCCACGAAACGCCGTCGCTGGAAAAGGTCGGCAACCTGGCCGATTTTCTGCAAACGATTGGGTTGCCATGGAACAAGGGCGAGCCGCCGCGCACGGAGCGCTTCAACGCCCTGCTGGACAGCCAGAAGGACGGTCCGCACGCCGAGATCATCAACGAGGTGGTGCTGCGCACCCAGATGCAGGCGCACTACTCGCCGGAAAACTACAGCCACTTCGGGCTCAATCTCGATAATTACGCCCATTTCACCTCCCCGATCCGCCGCTATGCCGACCTGGTAGTCCATCGCGGCCTTATCCGGGCGCTCAAACTGGGCGATGACGGCCTGACCGACTACGAGATCAAGACGCTGGCCGATACCGCCGAGCATATCACCGCTACCGAGCGCCGGTCCATGCAGGCCGAGCGCGAGGCCATCGAGCGCTATGTGGCCGCCTTCCTGCACGACAAGGTGGGCGCCACCTTCGCGGGCCGGATCGTCGGCGTGACGCGCTTCGGGCTGTTCGTGAAGCTGACCGATACCGGCGCCGACGGCATCATCCCGGTATCATCGCTGGGCAATGATTATTTCGTCCACGATGATGTGCAGCACGCCCTGATCGGCGAGCGCAGCGGCGAGCGCTGGCGCCTGGGCCGGCAGATCGAGGTGGAACTGACCGAGGCCATGCCGATCACCGGCGGTCTGGTGTTCAAGATGCTGAGCGAACCGGAAGCCGCCGATCCCAATGCGCCGAAACCGCGCCTGGGCGTGCGCGGCCGGGGTCCGGGCTACCAGACGCGCGGAAAGGGTCCGCAGAAAGCCGGCTTCCGCGACAAGACCATGAAATCCGGCGGCGCTAAACACGGCGTCAAGAACATGAAGAAAAAGAAGAAAAGATAA